Proteins found in one Orcinus orca chromosome 11, mOrcOrc1.1, whole genome shotgun sequence genomic segment:
- the RAD51AP1 gene encoding RAD51-associated protein 1 isoform X2 gives MVWPARHKKPVNYCQFEDSDSDDDFVPATAPLNKKSRSTQKELKLEKPEPKLKNLQEKDIPLQEKTPKKRMPLDDKLYQRDLEVALALSVKELPAVTIDVEESQDKNIDKHGNSETEAMSKSPHISNCSVASDYLDLDKITEEDVSQGPQRRRKAASQAVVQQRKMLLENSDGDGADDSEPDFATGEDSEDDSDFSESEDDESFTVRKSKVKEIKKKEVKGKSPVEKKEKKSKRHDVVTSVDSAPAAVKSESWPSPKKVSPSSEATRKPLQIRSPPAESKRPKWVPPDCIFLQVMLLSFNYLVFLLLPC, from the exons ATGGTGTGGCCTGCGAG GCACAAGAAGCCAGTGAATTACTGCCAGTTTGAGGACTCTGACAGTGATG ATGATTTTGTTCCTGCAACCGCACCGTTAAATAAAAAATCCAGAAGTACACAAAAGGAGTTAAAACTAGAAAAACCAGAACCTAAACTGAAGAATCTCCAGGAAAAAGACATCCCACTACAAGAGAAAACCCCTAAAAAAAG AATGCCTTTAGATGATAAGCTCTACCAGAGAGACCTAGAAGTCGCACTGGCTTTATCAGTGAAGGAACTTCCAGCCGTCACCATTGATGTGGAGGAGTCTCAAGATAAAA ACATTGACAAACATGGCAATAGTGAAACAGAAGCAATGAGTAAGTCTCCTCATATCTCCAATTGCAGTGTAGCCAGTGATTATTTAG ATCTGGATAAGATCACTGAGGAGGATGTTTCCCAGGGTCCTCAGCGGAGAAGAAAAGCGGCATCCCAAGCCGTGGTCCAGCAGAGGAAGATGCTTTTGGAAAACAGCGACGGCGACGGTGCCGATGACTCCGAACCAGACTTTGCAACTG GTGAGGATTCTGAGGACGATTCTGATTTTAGTGAGAGTGAAGATGATGAAAGTTTCACTGTGAGAAAAAGTaaagttaaagaaattaaaaagaaagaagtgaaagggaaatctccagttgaaaagaaagagaagaaatccaaACGGCATGATGTGG tgACTTCAGTAGATTCTGCTCCTGCTGCTGTCAAGTCAGAATCTTGGCCCTCACCGAAAAAGGTTTCTCCTTCTTCAGAGGCTACTAGGAAGCCGTTACAAATACGAAGTCCTCCAGCTGAAAGCAAGAGACCTAAGTGGGTCCCACCAG ACTGTATATtcctccaggtgatgctgctgtcATTCAACTATTTAGTTTTCCTGCTTttaccatgttaa
- the RAD51AP1 gene encoding RAD51-associated protein 1 isoform X3 gives MVWPARHKKPVNYCQFEDSDSDDDFVPATAPLNKKSRSTQKELKLEKPEPKLKNLQEKDIPLQEKTPKKRMPLDDKLYQRDLEVALALSVKELPAVTIDVEESQDKNIDKHGNSETEAMSKSPHISNCSVASDYLDLDKITEEDVSQGPQRRRKAASQAVVQQRKMLLENSDGDGADDSEPDFATGEDSEDDSDFSESEDDESFTVRKSKVKEIKKKEVKGKSPVEKKEKKSKRHDVVTSVDSAPAAVKSESWPSPKKVSPSSEATRKPLQIRSPPAESKRPKWVPPGCQLASCLIRM, from the exons ATGGTGTGGCCTGCGAG GCACAAGAAGCCAGTGAATTACTGCCAGTTTGAGGACTCTGACAGTGATG ATGATTTTGTTCCTGCAACCGCACCGTTAAATAAAAAATCCAGAAGTACACAAAAGGAGTTAAAACTAGAAAAACCAGAACCTAAACTGAAGAATCTCCAGGAAAAAGACATCCCACTACAAGAGAAAACCCCTAAAAAAAG AATGCCTTTAGATGATAAGCTCTACCAGAGAGACCTAGAAGTCGCACTGGCTTTATCAGTGAAGGAACTTCCAGCCGTCACCATTGATGTGGAGGAGTCTCAAGATAAAA ACATTGACAAACATGGCAATAGTGAAACAGAAGCAATGAGTAAGTCTCCTCATATCTCCAATTGCAGTGTAGCCAGTGATTATTTAG ATCTGGATAAGATCACTGAGGAGGATGTTTCCCAGGGTCCTCAGCGGAGAAGAAAAGCGGCATCCCAAGCCGTGGTCCAGCAGAGGAAGATGCTTTTGGAAAACAGCGACGGCGACGGTGCCGATGACTCCGAACCAGACTTTGCAACTG GTGAGGATTCTGAGGACGATTCTGATTTTAGTGAGAGTGAAGATGATGAAAGTTTCACTGTGAGAAAAAGTaaagttaaagaaattaaaaagaaagaagtgaaagggaaatctccagttgaaaagaaagagaagaaatccaaACGGCATGATGTGG tgACTTCAGTAGATTCTGCTCCTGCTGCTGTCAAGTCAGAATCTTGGCCCTCACCGAAAAAGGTTTCTCCTTCTTCAGAGGCTACTAGGAAGCCGTTACAAATACGAAGTCCTCCAGCTGAAAGCAAGAGACCTAAGTGGGTCCCACCAG GTTGCCAGCTAGCCTCCTGTCTTATACGAATGTGA
- the RAD51AP1 gene encoding RAD51-associated protein 1 isoform X1, whose amino-acid sequence MVWPARHKKPVNYCQFEDSDSDDDFVPATAPLNKKSRSTQKELKLEKPEPKLKNLQEKDIPLQEKTPKKRMPLDDKLYQRDLEVALALSVKELPAVTIDVEESQDKNIDKHGNSETEAMSKSPHISNCSVASDYLDLDKITEEDVSQGPQRRRKAASQAVVQQRKMLLENSDGDGADDSEPDFATGEDSEDDSDFSESEDDESFTVRKSKVKEIKKKEVKGKSPVEKKEKKSKRHDVVTSVDSAPAAVKSESWPSPKKVSPSSEATRKPLQIRSPPAESKRPKWVPPAVSGSSSRSPLARVSVKSPTQSLRLGLSRLARVKPLHPNAASS is encoded by the exons ATGGTGTGGCCTGCGAG GCACAAGAAGCCAGTGAATTACTGCCAGTTTGAGGACTCTGACAGTGATG ATGATTTTGTTCCTGCAACCGCACCGTTAAATAAAAAATCCAGAAGTACACAAAAGGAGTTAAAACTAGAAAAACCAGAACCTAAACTGAAGAATCTCCAGGAAAAAGACATCCCACTACAAGAGAAAACCCCTAAAAAAAG AATGCCTTTAGATGATAAGCTCTACCAGAGAGACCTAGAAGTCGCACTGGCTTTATCAGTGAAGGAACTTCCAGCCGTCACCATTGATGTGGAGGAGTCTCAAGATAAAA ACATTGACAAACATGGCAATAGTGAAACAGAAGCAATGAGTAAGTCTCCTCATATCTCCAATTGCAGTGTAGCCAGTGATTATTTAG ATCTGGATAAGATCACTGAGGAGGATGTTTCCCAGGGTCCTCAGCGGAGAAGAAAAGCGGCATCCCAAGCCGTGGTCCAGCAGAGGAAGATGCTTTTGGAAAACAGCGACGGCGACGGTGCCGATGACTCCGAACCAGACTTTGCAACTG GTGAGGATTCTGAGGACGATTCTGATTTTAGTGAGAGTGAAGATGATGAAAGTTTCACTGTGAGAAAAAGTaaagttaaagaaattaaaaagaaagaagtgaaagggaaatctccagttgaaaagaaagagaagaaatccaaACGGCATGATGTGG tgACTTCAGTAGATTCTGCTCCTGCTGCTGTCAAGTCAGAATCTTGGCCCTCACCGAAAAAGGTTTCTCCTTCTTCAGAGGCTACTAGGAAGCCGTTACAAATACGAAGTCCTCCAGCTGAAAGCAAGAGACCTAAGTGGGTCCCACCAG CGGTGTCTGGAAGCAGCAGCCGTAGCCCACTGGCCAGAGTGTCTGTGAAGTCTCCAACTCAGAGTCTCCGCCTTGGCTTGTCCCGATTAGCACGAGTTAAACCTTTGCATCCAAATGCTGCTAGTAGCTGA